One Prolixibacteraceae bacterium DNA segment encodes these proteins:
- a CDS encoding transposase: MKNDEYDDQLDEIKTLRSRLIKRIDSVFTFLEYYEVPFDNNASERSIRNIKIKQKVSAGYRTKEGAQRYAMLRSIVDTLKKQGKSVVRMIAHWLSQNNLKVSWQ, from the coding sequence TTGAAAAATGACGAGTATGACGATCAGCTAGATGAGATCAAGACATTACGGAGTCGATTAATTAAAAGGATTGATAGTGTGTTTACTTTCTTAGAGTATTACGAAGTTCCTTTTGACAACAATGCATCCGAAAGGTCAATACGTAATATTAAAATAAAACAAAAAGTATCTGCAGGTTATCGAACAAAAGAAGGAGCCCAAAGGTATGCCATGTTACGCTCTATTGTTGATACACTTAAAAAACAAGGAAAGAGTGTAGTGAGAATGATTGCTCATTGGTTATCTCAAAACAATCTTAAGGTCAGTTGGCAATAA
- a CDS encoding DUF5074 domain-containing protein — protein sequence MKITRILSVLLLLTTLFVSCSEETEKKPSVPGKYSNSVYILNEGPYGDPTASSISVYNPVDQEVENQVFKTANKDIGSDGLILGNLPQSMTQEGELIHIIVNGDNKIFTINGKDARYYGKTTGVTSPRYMVTLPDHSAFVTSLGVTELTKVDLVQKEFDEGKVLDKIDLTNPDITKVKQHTTEQIIATGDQLFTNAWSYDNKILVIDPKTRMLTDSITVGIQPQSIALDKNKKLWVLCDGSWNGNPYATQTAGSIYRIDTKTNKVEWSYQFPTIGAQKKNLCINGSGDTLYFINKDVYRIKIDQTEPEKVIEAKAGQTFYGMGIDPKNGDIYIGDAIDYAQDGMVYRYNKNLESVDNFKVGILPNSFLFYYN from the coding sequence ATGAAAATAACTAGAATCTTAAGCGTATTGTTGTTATTGACAACATTGTTCGTATCCTGCAGCGAGGAAACAGAAAAGAAACCGAGTGTCCCAGGAAAATATAGTAATAGTGTTTATATCCTGAATGAAGGACCTTATGGCGATCCAACCGCTTCGTCTATCTCCGTATACAATCCTGTGGATCAAGAGGTGGAGAACCAGGTGTTCAAAACGGCCAATAAGGATATTGGATCGGATGGACTGATCCTAGGAAATCTTCCACAGTCGATGACACAAGAGGGAGAGTTGATCCATATTATTGTCAATGGGGACAATAAAATCTTCACTATAAACGGTAAAGATGCCCGTTATTATGGCAAGACGACAGGAGTAACCTCACCTAGATATATGGTAACCCTTCCAGATCACTCTGCTTTTGTAACCAGTTTGGGTGTTACAGAATTGACGAAAGTAGACTTGGTACAAAAAGAGTTTGACGAGGGAAAAGTACTCGACAAGATAGATCTTACAAATCCAGACATCACAAAAGTCAAACAACATACGACAGAACAGATCATTGCAACGGGAGACCAACTTTTCACCAATGCATGGAGTTACGATAACAAGATCTTGGTAATTGACCCTAAAACAAGGATGTTGACAGACAGCATTACCGTAGGTATTCAGCCTCAATCGATCGCTTTAGACAAAAACAAGAAGTTGTGGGTGCTGTGTGATGGTAGTTGGAATGGAAACCCATATGCAACTCAGACAGCAGGCTCGATATATCGTATCGACACCAAGACCAACAAGGTGGAGTGGAGTTATCAGTTTCCAACAATTGGAGCACAAAAGAAGAATTTGTGTATCAATGGATCTGGGGATACACTATACTTTATTAACAAAGATGTCTATCGTATAAAGATTGATCAGACAGAACCAGAGAAGGTGATTGAAGCCAAAGCAGGTCAGACTTTTTATGGGATGGGTATAGATCCAAAGAATGGCGATATCTATATCGGAGATGCTATAGATTATGCACAAGATGGAATGGTATATAGATATAACAAGAATCTAGAGAGTGTAGATAATTTTAAAGTTGGAATTCTTCCAAACTCCTTCCTTTTCTATTATAACTAG
- the udk gene encoding uridine kinase produces the protein MIVIGIAGGTGSGKSTVVRRIIENLSDAQVSVLAQDSYYKDNGDMKLEDRQKINFDHPDAIEWDLLIDHIEQLRRGEEVGQPIYSYLSCTRSDETIPVQPHNVVIVEGILCLGVEKLRDVMDIKVFVDCESDVRLSRVILRDIVERGRSVEQVLVRYEDTVRPSHIQFIEPTKRYADIIVPSGGQNHVAIDILTQFIQKNLY, from the coding sequence ATGATAGTTATAGGAATTGCTGGAGGAACAGGATCGGGGAAAAGTACCGTTGTAAGACGCATTATCGAGAATCTTTCGGATGCCCAAGTGAGTGTTTTAGCCCAAGATTCATATTACAAAGACAATGGTGATATGAAGTTAGAGGATCGTCAGAAAATTAATTTTGACCATCCAGATGCAATTGAATGGGATCTACTTATTGACCATATTGAACAACTTCGTAGGGGAGAAGAAGTGGGACAACCTATCTACTCTTATCTCTCTTGTACTCGATCGGATGAGACCATTCCCGTACAGCCTCACAATGTGGTGATTGTGGAAGGAATACTCTGTTTGGGTGTAGAGAAGTTGAGAGATGTAATGGACATTAAAGTATTTGTCGATTGTGAGTCTGATGTGCGTCTATCTCGAGTGATACTAAGGGATATTGTCGAGAGAGGTCGTAGTGTAGAGCAGGTACTAGTTCGTTACGAAGATACCGTAAGACCTAGTCACATTCAATTTATCGAACCTACGAAACGATATGCAGATATCATTGTTCCATCAGGAGGACAAAACCATGTAGCCATTGATATCTTAACCCAATTCATTCAAAAGAACTTATATTAA
- a CDS encoding transposase, whose amino-acid sequence MNKILTKQIQNKLSLYFCKLNSHLTKPELRCTREITTGILKTGSVIINQIATAIGDSIDKQQTTKRLRNHYNKKGFFLKLLRGHMDCVSDTIHEGDYILFDGSDIQKKYAKTMEGLDFVKDGDEKNKVGLGYWLMNVVHIDKANKMTPLYNKLYSFDHGAKSENNEAIEALKEVDNAISKNVTCVFDRGFDRQIIKDYVVSQQNNFIIRLKKNTKLIYKGKETTVSTIGKKIPFFMELTANKRGKNKSKKINFECGAVKVKYRIKQREFELWLVATKRKSGGKCWLLTNSPKHTITEVISEAFQAYGFRWKIEEYHRHIKSSYDLENIQIKKFDGLQCMLAILTIAMGILYNTLESMHLRLLLDSKIKILDKNKVSELRNFIYYKISTIIKILLANVYTKHIIQSKQTQVDVGQMRLNLDF is encoded by the coding sequence ATGAACAAGATACTTACAAAACAAATACAGAACAAGCTAAGTCTATATTTTTGTAAATTAAATAGTCATTTAACCAAACCAGAATTACGTTGTACACGTGAGATAACAACAGGTATTCTTAAGACAGGGTCTGTTATTATCAATCAAATAGCAACAGCTATAGGTGATTCTATAGACAAACAACAAACGACCAAAAGGCTTCGAAATCATTACAATAAAAAAGGTTTCTTTTTAAAACTTCTTAGAGGCCATATGGATTGTGTGTCAGATACAATTCATGAAGGAGACTACATTCTATTTGATGGATCAGATATTCAAAAGAAATATGCTAAGACCATGGAAGGTCTGGATTTTGTAAAAGATGGAGATGAGAAAAATAAGGTTGGATTAGGTTATTGGCTTATGAATGTTGTACATATTGATAAGGCCAATAAGATGACACCTTTGTATAATAAGCTGTACAGTTTCGATCATGGAGCCAAGAGTGAAAATAATGAAGCAATCGAAGCATTAAAAGAAGTAGATAATGCTATTTCAAAGAATGTAACTTGTGTGTTTGATCGAGGATTTGATCGTCAGATTATTAAGGATTATGTTGTTAGTCAACAAAATAACTTCATAATCAGATTGAAAAAGAATACCAAATTAATATACAAAGGCAAAGAAACTACTGTATCTACAATTGGGAAAAAGATTCCATTCTTCATGGAATTAACTGCCAATAAAAGAGGCAAAAACAAAAGTAAAAAGATAAACTTTGAGTGTGGTGCTGTTAAGGTTAAATATAGAATAAAGCAGAGGGAATTTGAGCTATGGCTTGTTGCTACAAAACGCAAATCAGGAGGGAAATGTTGGTTATTAACCAACTCACCTAAGCATACAATAACAGAAGTTATTAGTGAAGCTTTTCAAGCATATGGCTTTCGTTGGAAAATAGAAGAATACCATAGACATATCAAATCAAGCTATGATTTAGAGAATATACAAATAAAGAAGTTTGATGGACTGCAATGCATGTTGGCAATTTTAACCATTGCAATGGGAATCCTTTATAACACATTAGAGTCCATGCATCTAAGGTTGTTGCTAGATAGCAAAATTAAGATACTTGATAAAAACAAGGTATCTGAACTCAGAAATTTTATCTATTATAAGATAAGTACGATAATTAAAATTTTATTGGCAAATGTTTACACAAAACATATAATACAGAGTAAACAGACACAAGTAGACGTAGGACAAATGAGACTCAATCTAGATTTCTGA
- a CDS encoding glycosyltransferase family 4 protein yields the protein MDPNLTPPVVVCSLYYKPFVGGVESSLYYISQALKSMDEKVVIWTSDRTPSGKRAKSGFEDGVQIKRFYHPPIWFSIFTPICLILSLLRALYKDHFDRNQEVICRNHIMAVGFLLYGVRKVVYVVPSLASQIDTEVSSVASLKERFRAYIVRFGMISQHIIIQNIAIKKVPQLVVFSDTMFRQVIKVASNHKVSMLLPGVDHARYHRSLNIRKSLRSSLFLDPNFVFLCMGRMVPQKQYHDVVEAVSLLPELIKHKIKILIVGSGPEKAALIRLIQDKEVNNCFEICEATDKPEMFYAASDCFLMTSRFEPFGQTVTESLASSLPVIAYKSEMSASSEIVEDGLTGLLCPMNPSDLAACMTRIVMMKESDYNTMQKRCVVATNRYSWHEFSKSVLALLRKDSIQV from the coding sequence ATGGATCCTAATTTAACCCCCCCAGTGGTGGTATGTAGTCTCTATTATAAACCATTTGTAGGTGGGGTGGAGAGTTCATTGTATTATATCTCTCAGGCATTAAAAAGTATGGACGAGAAGGTGGTGATTTGGACTTCCGACAGAACTCCTTCTGGAAAACGAGCGAAAAGTGGTTTTGAAGATGGTGTTCAGATTAAGCGTTTTTATCATCCTCCCATCTGGTTCTCTATATTTACCCCAATATGCTTGATCTTATCTCTATTGCGTGCTTTATATAAAGATCATTTTGATCGAAATCAAGAGGTGATATGCCGCAACCATATTATGGCTGTCGGATTTCTACTTTATGGGGTACGTAAAGTGGTATATGTTGTTCCTAGCTTGGCATCACAAATTGATACCGAGGTGAGTAGCGTTGCCTCGTTAAAGGAGCGGTTTCGAGCCTATATCGTTCGTTTTGGAATGATCTCTCAGCATATTATCATTCAAAATATTGCGATTAAAAAAGTCCCACAACTGGTCGTTTTTAGTGATACAATGTTCCGCCAAGTCATAAAAGTGGCTTCCAATCATAAAGTTAGCATGTTGCTTCCTGGTGTCGATCATGCCCGTTATCATCGATCGTTGAATATCCGTAAAAGCCTGCGTTCCTCATTATTTTTGGATCCTAATTTTGTGTTTCTATGTATGGGAAGAATGGTTCCACAAAAACAGTATCATGATGTTGTGGAGGCGGTTTCTCTTTTGCCTGAATTGATAAAACACAAGATAAAAATTCTTATTGTCGGCTCGGGACCAGAAAAGGCTGCCTTGATTCGTCTGATACAAGATAAAGAGGTGAACAACTGTTTTGAGATTTGTGAGGCTACCGATAAACCTGAAATGTTTTATGCTGCTTCTGATTGCTTCTTGATGACTTCTCGATTTGAACCTTTTGGACAGACTGTAACAGAGTCTTTGGCTTCTAGTTTACCTGTTATCGCATATAAAAGCGAAATGAGTGCCTCCTCGGAGATTGTAGAAGATGGTTTAACAGGCTTGCTTTGTCCAATGAATCCTTCTGATCTTGCTGCGTGTATGACGCGTATTGTCATGATGAAAGAGAGTGATTATAATACCATGCAAAAGCGTTGTGTAGTAGCAACTAATCGTTATTCTTGGCACGAATTCTCGAAGTCAGTCCTTGCACTACTACGAAAGGATTCAATTCAGGTCTAG